AATAATGATGATCATAATTGCTACTAATAAGAACACAATTTGAAACTGCCAATATTTTTAGGACATGAAAATTAACAAGACAGACAAAATACAAAGGAAACAGAAACCAGCTGAGCTCGAATTCTAACTACTGTCCAAAAGCTACAAACTGGTTCCTATTAAATCCTATTTGTAAAAttcaaaactaataaaaaaacaaaagggttgttaggtttttttttccagTTTTTTTTACTGTCCTGGAGATTTTCCGGGGAAAATCACATCCCTCAGGTAAAAATCTCCCTATAAAACACCCTTTTCCAGCAGTAAAAAAGAGATCCAACGGCTATGCTTGATTCACCAGATCCTTTGAGTCAATAAATGTACCATGAAATCCATACGGTACTCTTGACGGCAGCTTAACTGAAGCTTCTAACTCTAAATTAACGGCGTTTACAATCTGAAGCTCTGATTTCCCATTCTTCTCGTCATGAACAAATGCCAGAATATACCCGTCATCTTCTGATTCACTGGTGGGATCACTCGGTAAAAAAAACGGCTCCCCACCAAATTTTTTATCCCCGTAGATATACTTTTTTACCTCCCCGGTAAAAATATCAACTTTTGCAAAACCTGAGACCTTGGGCCACGGCTCAGCAATAGCAAGATAAGCAAACTGAGTTTTTCTACCGAGGTGGTTTTTATTCACCATTCCCGCCTCTAAATTCACTTGGACATCGGATTCTTGAATAATAGCACGGCGAGTGGACTTACCGGTCTTTAAATTCAAGCGAATTTCCGACAACACACTCTGTAAATTCTCGTCGCATTCGTTAAATATCGAGTCCGGTGGCGTCATGCAAGAACCGATCACCACAACTTCGTCTGTCTCAGTCTCTTCCCATGCATTCCACAAGTGAAAACAGAAAGTATCCGGCGACTCGACCCAAATAATATCGTTGGCATCGACGGCATTCTTCGCCAGAATCCCGAACCGGGATTTCTTGTTCTTGTCGTAAATAACCGGCGAGCCACCGCTGATCATTTCTTGAAGTTTGAACACAACTTGCTGATCAGGGATCACCACGAAATTCTCAGTGATGGCAAAATCATGCATCATGGTCGGGACCGGCAGAGGAATATCAACGTCCGGTGATTTTTCCCCGTCGGGGAAAAATCGAAAGTATTTCAGATAAGGTTTTTGAATTACATCGTAGCTCAGAGCAAACATTTCTTTAGAAACAGGGTCAATCTTCGGATGAGCAATCATGGTATGATTAAGCTGGCCATCAAAGTCATATCTTCCGACAGTTTCAAGATCACCTGACGAAGTGACACGCACTTGATATGGCACGTCGTCTTCAGACATAGCAAGAAGCCTGTCGTTAAAGTAAGCTAAACCGGCGTTAGCAACTCCGGTACCTTTAGTATGATCAACCAGCCCGCATAATCCTCTAGCGTAAAACAGTAACAGTCTTGCAATACCAGAATGGCCATGTAATTCACCGATTGCCTTAGGAAAAACCGGTCTGCCCAGGTTTTTTTCTTGCTTTAATCTCTCCGTTTCAGTAAAACGACAAGCGTAGCTAGCATTGCCGTTATTTAAACTCACAGCGTGAACCATACCGTCTCCGTCGAAAAGATGGTGCCCGGCGACAGGTTCAAAGAGTGGGTTGGCGCCGTTTCGAACGTAGACACCGTTAATGCAATCAGGGATAGTTCCGGTGACCGGAAGTGATTTCTTAACGGGCTGTTCTGGCACCGGAGCGTAGTTGCCAGCAATTTGGACACGAGGATCAGCGGTTTTGGGGAGCTGGTGTTGACGTTCGTGAGAAACGATTGTACTCTCCGCCATGTCTAAAGCTAACGCCGCTGCTTTTTGGAGGAGATTCCATTGCTGCGGTtgctggtggtggtggtggttggtTTTTGTAGGGTTTTCCGATGGGAAATGAAGAACTGAAGGAGAGTGAAGAGCACAGTGAATTTTATTACTGTTCAATCTTTTTCTTGAACTCGGCTTGTTCTTGATGAAAGAAACAGAGCCCAAATCAAGAAACGAATTAGATGAAAGTGAGTGAGGAATTTGGGTTGTTCTAACCCAATTACTAGAATTCGTAACCGCCATggaaaatttaaagaaattatataaaaaatttaaaagagaagaaaaaaaaatttaagttctTGATTTTGGATGAGAGAGAGAGTAAgagatagagagagaaagtaTATTTTGGGGGGAGAAAGGGGGGAAAAATGGGGTATAAATAGAGGTGAAGAGTGGGGTTAAAAAGAAGGGGAGGTCCACCTCAGACATCTAAGAGAACACCACGTGTTGTTTTTGTAGAAAGGCACTTGGGTATTGACATATATTACTAAGTTTTTTCATAATctaaaaactatatattataatttttaaataattaattaaaagaatgcTCTAGTTTTGGTATTGAAGGTTGTTTGTGGGGCACCACACTTTTAGACCTTACTTGGAATTGCTCATGACACAACAATACCATACCATATTAATAATGTGAAAAGGagaaaagaatataaaattaatatatagtgGAATTGCTTATGACATAATCCATAGAAggaaataaaaagaattcgaaaaattaaaataaagagtttatGTAGTATGTTATTTTTGTTCTAGATTAATGgaagtttaaattaattaaaatattaagttcTCTAATTTAATTGGATGGGGAAGAAAGCATAAAATTTGGAGTCCAATAATAGAACCAATGAAGTGGGCTGATTTTTCTATCAACATCCATGACCATGGCCCCATTTTGTCTATGACTAGCACATCACTCATTTACCCAATTCATTtggtttatttgttttttgcttttaataattttaaaggatcaattataattataattagttttaattttaaagttgaCAAGTTTAAAGGTCACTCTTTTTCTTCTGAgtaatgttatttaattaacattatcatatgattttattaatattatctgCTGTGATGATAAATagctaattttatttatttattctaattGTATATTTGAAAAACAATATATCTAATTAATATGATGGTACATCAATTGAATTTGAGATTAAGATACTTGCTATAAATCAAGTGGAAGTTTTTATTGAAGTTGATTGAAATTgaattagaaatatattttaaatcaaatcgattaatttgattgatttttttgattcaatttgatttttttggtttgaATTACTTCAAAAGTGGATTAAAGTCTTTTTATTTCTAATTcgaactaaaaaattaatttatttctataattttaattcGACTGAATAATATTCaagttgatttaatttttatactctTTTAATGTAGATAAatactattataaaattattagattAAGTAAGATTGTTTTCctactttttcatatttgacTACCATATATACATCATTTTGCATATTTAACTACCATATATACCATCCATTTGTTCTGTAACTACCAAATTTATGTCTCTAATTATGGTTAACAAACGTCATTTTCATAATACCAATAATAGCTAAAATTGCTTCATCTTTGACCAATTACGTTTTTGTTTAAACGCGTTtgctatattttataataatagttaaGATAATGGactctaattaataattaataattcatgCTTAAGCTTAATTTCACATTATTATCTTATTTTCCACAAGTGAGGGTCAGTATGCTAACTAATAGTTCAACAATAACATCCTAAACAATTTTTAATGTTCGGTACTCGTGGATTTTGGTAGGTTCGGGCTCGGTTGATTGTAGTAATTAAATGGCTTAtcccttaaaaacccctcaccttttatccccaattcgtttgcaccctcaccttacaaaaccaccaaatatacccaaattatgacttttcactttcaattgcaccctcaagcattaaattgatctcttttcacttgaaaaaataggtttatttttattttaaataaaatattaagtcctattttaaaatatatgctaaaatttaaagtactgatttgaacatttttcaagtgaaaagatgtcaatttaatgcttgagggtgcaattgacagtgaaaggtcgtaatttgggtatatttggtggttttacaacgtgagggtgcaaacgaattagGGATAAAAAGTGGGGgtattttaaggggataagcctaatTAAATTAGACAAATCTATCAACTTTTTGCAGAAGTTATAGAAAATATTTgctttgttgattttatgtatCTTGCCCTCAAAAATaagaattcaattttttttatacacgTTACATAAAATGTTCTAAACGTGTTTTAATTATGAATcaacacttttaaattttttatatttgttgaaTTTTCATCGAGCTGAATAAttgtatttatagaaaataaaattataatctaaaattttaagacttcaacttttattttgactagaaaacaatttaataaaatgatatataaattacaatttcgtagttaaataaaacataacataTCATTAAATTCtgggcaccgtttggattgagggattttaaaatccatggattctagcaaaatcgatggattttaaatcaatggaatttaaatccatagattttaaaattccatcgtttgtATTAAATATAGAATCAacggatttttaatattatttatggaaaataataaatagtataacaatccatcatctataaaaaatggtggatttggacttttccacctagtaggtgggaaatcaaaaccctcaaaaatgGTGGATTGTaaaaatgagggaatttataaatccatggattctattaatattttttctaggcaaacgatagatttgtccaaatccatggattgtttagaatccatcgtttagaatccatTAATCCAAACGGTGCCCTGGTATTTTCtgattatttttgtattttgtttctaagattttttttttatttagtctcTACACTTTTATCATTTTCTTTATTTCATTCCTAAAgcgtttatttttttacttaattctTATATTGTACCATTTTCCTTTATGTAGTCTTTATACAGATAAAAGTTAGGAAGTGTGCAATCGAGTTGCAACAGTGAACCGATATGTCGGTACAGATGGGGATGAATTGACCTACAGAGGGCCGAGCTGCACTAGTAAAACAGATAAGGGAGTTCACTTTGGAGTTTTCTAATAAACCAGAGGAGTTCAGTGGGGTGGATCCAAGGGTTATAATCCACAAGTTGAAAGTGGATTCAAATTGTAAGCCGGTCATACAGAAGAAAAGAACTTTTTCGCTGGAGAAGTAGTTAGCGATTAAGGAAGAAATGGATAAGTTGCTGAAAGCGGGCTATGCCAGAAAAGTCCACCACTCCGAATGGCTTGAAAACGCGGTGTTAACTAAAATGGCGAACGGAAaatggaggctttgtatagattaCACTAATCTAAACAATACCTGCCCAAAAGGATGGCTTCCCTCTACTGAGCAATGACCAACTGGTAGATGCAACATGCGGTTATGCAGTGTTTGATTTTCAAGCTGCCTCTCAAGGTTATCACCAAGTGCAGATGGATAAAGAAGACGAGGAGAAGACATCTTTCGTCACAGATATGAGGACATTTTGTTATCAAAAAATGCCTTTCGGTGTGAAGAATGCTGGAGCAACTTACTAAAGGTTGATGAATTATGTTGTCAGCGATCAGTTAGGTCGGAACGTGGAGGTTTATGTTGATGATTTTGTGGTAAAATCCAGAAGTATAGAGGATCATGCTAAGGATTTGGCGAAAACGTTCGCTAAGCTGAGAAAGTACGATGTGAAACTGAACCCGGATAAATGTGTGTTCGCGGTCAGGTCAGGAAAATTCATGGGACACGTGGTGTCAGAAAAGGGGATCGAAGCTAACCCGGTCAAGATAGAGGCCATTAAGGAAATAAAAGTCCCAAGGTCAGTCAAAGAGGTGCAAACGTTGGATGGGCGGATTACGTCTTTGGACCGATTTATGAGTTGCTCGGCGAAAAGGTGTTTAccatttttcaatatttaaagaataggcttaaatgcatgaaaaatcacaaactttcgcgtgtttttggtatttaacatgaacttttaatttttgaatatttaacatgaactttttaattttgcaaTTATATATCGCGTTTGCGTTTTTTGAtacaaaacggcgccgtttcacACCCAAAACGGTGTTGGTGTCattattgcaaaattttgaaagttcatgtatttgtatgccaaaattaaaagatcatgttaaataccaaaaacacgcggaagttggtgatttttcgtgcatttaagcctaaagaATACAAAGAATTTTCTTTGGACGGAAGAATGTGACAAAACTTTTGAAGAGCTGAAAGTCTACCTTTGCACTCCACCGGTGTTACGTAGGCCGGAGCCCGAAGAAATTCTATAGTTATACTTAGCAGTGGCTAAGGAAATAGTAGCAGCGGTGCATATTTTgtgtttaatataaatttttttattaattttaacgcAAAAAATGATTATGTTGCTTGATCAGTTCGCCGGAACCGACAAAGAGGATCAATGTTCCTCCTTCCACAAAAGGAGAAGCTGTGTGTTCCTCTTTCCAAGGAAGAACATCGTGTTCCTCTTTCCATAGAAAGAGAAGCTGATGATCCTCCTTCATGGaaggaggaacagatctgttccaAGGGCAACGTGTTCCTCCTTCTGTGGAAGGAGGATGGTAGTGGTGgatcggaattttttttttaaaaaaaatctaatgtgattttgttttgtttaaaggGTGTTTTTGTacggtttttaaattttaaaaatttattgataataatataaattaaatggaaaaattattataatttgtcaaattttatgaggaaaaaagtttttttgtactacaaataatattaatatttaattagaatataagctaaaaatgaaagactattttaatttttttccaaatgaaaaagaggtcaatttaatatatcgAGGGTAAAGGTGagacataaaaattcaaataagagTGCAAATATATCAGAGAATAAATGCAAAAAAGTTAAAGGTGGATGGTAATACAGTATTTTGAACTAATAGACCTTTAGGGTAGTATGTAATAAATGGGATTTCGCATCCATCTCCTAACAAAAAACTAACCCGTTTCTTGGCTTTTTTCAAGGCCACCGCCGATCAATATTTTGATCGGCGGTGGTCTCGTTTTTATTTAGTTCAGtttttatttacatattttatatataatcgtTGTCTTTtgctattttatgtttttatttatggttGTTCTTATCTCTCATTTTATGGAATTTATATTTCTCTTCGTGGAAATTTTATATTGCCCTTTATGAGATTTGATGTTCCCTTTGTGGATCTTTTGTTTCGGTGCAGATTTGAATCGTTTatgatgtaatttttatttttaagttttcaaTTGAATTCATTTAAAGATATAATCCAGTTGAACAATTTAGGTTAAAACTGTCAGAGATGTAGATTGTATTTTGATAAAGTGCACTTTGAATCAAATGTCCAATTGACGAAATCCAGATCAGTTGCTTCCAGAAGACATTGTGATGCTTTATCAACAATTTGCAATTTTCGATTTCATATTGTTATCATCGGAAATTCTTATCTCATTGATTTGTGCAAGAGGGTTGCAgcttttgtttgtttatttaccTTTTAATGTATTCGCAAGAAGCTATATGCTTGAATTGTAATACTTTTTCTAGTGCTGCAACAAAGTCCTATATTTCTtctaaaaaaaggcttaatcacaaaaaaaaccacaccttttagccccttttcgaatgcaccctgacgttgcaattttgtcagctgcatcctaattcgcaccttttgttttcaattccactctcaagtattaaattgatctcttctctatttggaaaaaattaaaataagtcatccatttttaactttttgtgtgaaaaagagtttaaacgAGTATTTTATaggggtttttatgaattttttccgagtgaaaaaaagtccaatttgattttgagggtggaattgaaacccaaaggtgcgaattaggatGCAGCTGACAGAATTATAatgtcagggtgcaactgaaaaggggctaaaatgggagtattttggtgattaagccaaaagaaaaatggaatttcaacatcatagcaatttaagcatcaAATAGCAGTTCAATTTTGGAGCacttatcaaaataatatgCACATAGCTTgtcaaaaagtaaaatttacatatatatttgtCTCTTTCAACTAAAATATTGAAACAAAAATCTTCTATGATTTTCTAATTGAatataaaagaaatcaaaattctATCCAAATAGTATACAACAAATCAGAACAAAAAAACAGATACCTAAATTATCCAGGGAGCTTATCAATTATCACCGGAGAATATTTCTATAGAATATAATCCATCCCGTCATCCCTCGACAAGTTAATACAATTATAACTTCATTAAagtcataattaataatatcaCAATATTGACAttgtttagatttaattatatgttaataattttattgacTGATCTATCAATGAATGATCAGgcgttgaaaaaaaaaacgaacaaagggtcaacgcgtcCTCTGAACTActgatttatacttttttgaacaactaacccaaaaattcttcatttttggatcaaataaccccataatttatttttttattttaaaaaatagatttagaataattatatcgcaacaatta
This window of the Mercurialis annua linkage group LG5, ddMerAnnu1.2, whole genome shotgun sequence genome carries:
- the LOC126683488 gene encoding 9-cis-epoxycarotenoid dioxygenase NCED2, chloroplastic — translated: MAVTNSSNWVRTTQIPHSLSSNSFLDLGSVSFIKNKPSSRKRLNSNKIHCALHSPSVLHFPSENPTKTNHHHHQQPQQWNLLQKAAALALDMAESTIVSHERQHQLPKTADPRVQIAGNYAPVPEQPVKKSLPVTGTIPDCINGVYVRNGANPLFEPVAGHHLFDGDGMVHAVSLNNGNASYACRFTETERLKQEKNLGRPVFPKAIGELHGHSGIARLLLFYARGLCGLVDHTKGTGVANAGLAYFNDRLLAMSEDDVPYQVRVTSSGDLETVGRYDFDGQLNHTMIAHPKIDPVSKEMFALSYDVIQKPYLKYFRFFPDGEKSPDVDIPLPVPTMMHDFAITENFVVIPDQQVVFKLQEMISGGSPVIYDKNKKSRFGILAKNAVDANDIIWVESPDTFCFHLWNAWEETETDEVVVIGSCMTPPDSIFNECDENLQSVLSEIRLNLKTGKSTRRAIIQESDVQVNLEAGMVNKNHLGRKTQFAYLAIAEPWPKVSGFAKVDIFTGEVKKYIYGDKKFGGEPFFLPSDPTSESEDDGYILAFVHDEKNGKSELQIVNAVNLELEASVKLPSRVPYGFHGTFIDSKDLVNQA